The proteins below are encoded in one region of Ostrea edulis chromosome 3, xbOstEdul1.1, whole genome shotgun sequence:
- the LOC130052639 gene encoding uncharacterized protein LOC130052639, which produces MRINQSVLYFTFHFICLFFKVSAQCESLDIQMATKLIANSRFNITFMSYNTIGRNLCIKECLKYPACLSVNFDRSHLKCELVSFSSDVNHVYLLEDSRFEHIVINKTADISTDNEMSKTTVRGKCNELFHKCVLTKSVGRRCLPEGKRWSFHNIARNKTIHSSSVWSDNLPQRGPQYLIDGIRTAINHYCAATKTESQPWFAVDLQNVYQIDHVLVYTGWNNGEPCNTYQVRVGVTTTWNEMTSCGVGSQAQDETIVCKDCLLGRYVQLQLTSTDASCHIVTCEIEVVGSLI; this is translated from the exons ATGAGAATTAACCAGAGCGTTTTATATTTCACTTTTCATTTCATCTGCTTGTTCTTCAAAGTATCTGCACAATGTGAAAGTTTAGACATTCAAATGGCGACTAAATTGATTGCAAACTCGAGGTTCAATATTACATTCATGAGTTACAATACGATTGGGAGGAATTTATGTATAAAGGAATGTCTGAAGTATCCCGCGTGTCTGTCCGTTAATTTTGATAGAAGCcatttgaaatgtgaactggtCAGCTTTTCCAGTGATGTCAATCATGTTTATTTACTCGAGGATTCAAGATTTGAACACATCGTTATCAACAAGACCGCAGATATATCAACAGACAATGAAATG agCAAGACTACAGTTCGCGGAAAGTGTAATGAATTATTTCACAAATGTGTTTTGACAAAGTCAGTAGGAAGACGCTGTTTACCAGAAG gtaAGCGATGGAGTTTTCATAACATTGCAAGGAACAAGACCATTCATTCGAGCTCAGTTTGGAGTGATAACCTGCCTCAACGTGGACCGCAATACCTAATTGATGGCATCCGGACGGCAATCAATCATTACTGCGCGGCCACCAAGACGGAGTCACAGCCATGGTTTGCAGTCGATCTACAAAATGTGTATCAAATTGACCACGTTCTAGTTTATACTG GATGGAATAACGGTGAACCTTGTAACACATACCAAGTAAGAGTGGGCGTGACCACAACATGGAACGAAATGACGTCATGTGGAGTGGGATCACAGGCACAGGACGAAACTATCGTCTGCAAGGATTGTCTCCTGGGACGCTATGTTCAACTTCAGCTTACATCGACAGATGCTAGCTGTCATATTGTAACATGCGAAATAGAAGTTGTTGGAAGCTTAATATAA